A genome region from Akkermansiaceae bacterium includes the following:
- a CDS encoding 6-phosphofructokinase yields MSNRLEGKVLVAQGGGPTPVINQSIVGVALEARKFSQVTSIYGAVHGVSGIINENFVDLTRETTHNLEQVAGTPSSGLLSTRDKPDEEYCARMFEVMKAHDIRYFFYVGGNDSSDTVRIVNEQANAEGYELRAIHIPKTIDNDLMENDHCPGFGSAARFVAQAFMGVNLDNRALQGVYIGCIMGRHAGFLTAASALAQKYYNDGPHLVYVPERHFKTEQLLADVDRVYSKYGMCTIAVSEGISDPDGTPMIVKLLGKEERDSHGNVQLSGTGALGDLLADTIRDGLRIKRVRSDTFGYLQRSFMGIQSDRDAREAREVGEKAVQFAMWDNVDGSVAIKRPVLDYSVDYELVDISKVAGKTRHMPDNFINEEGNGVTQDFLNYCRPLLGSSLPEPHRLRAPAVKKILNA; encoded by the coding sequence ATGAGCAACCGTCTTGAAGGAAAAGTTCTCGTCGCCCAGGGCGGCGGCCCCACCCCTGTGATCAACCAGAGCATCGTCGGCGTCGCCCTCGAAGCCCGGAAATTCTCCCAGGTAACCTCGATCTACGGGGCCGTGCACGGCGTTTCCGGCATCATCAACGAGAACTTCGTCGATCTCACCCGCGAGACCACCCACAACCTCGAACAGGTCGCAGGCACCCCGTCTTCCGGACTCCTTTCCACCCGCGACAAGCCCGACGAGGAATACTGCGCCCGCATGTTCGAGGTGATGAAAGCCCACGACATCCGTTACTTCTTCTACGTCGGCGGAAACGATTCCTCCGACACCGTCCGCATCGTCAACGAACAGGCAAACGCGGAAGGCTACGAGCTGCGAGCCATCCATATCCCGAAAACCATCGACAACGACCTGATGGAAAACGACCACTGCCCGGGCTTCGGCTCGGCGGCGCGCTTCGTGGCGCAGGCGTTCATGGGCGTGAACCTCGACAACCGGGCCCTGCAGGGCGTTTACATCGGCTGCATCATGGGCCGCCACGCCGGCTTCCTCACCGCCGCCTCCGCGCTGGCACAAAAGTATTACAACGACGGCCCGCACCTTGTTTATGTGCCCGAGCGCCATTTCAAGACCGAGCAACTCCTCGCCGACGTGGATCGGGTCTATTCGAAATACGGCATGTGCACCATCGCCGTCTCGGAGGGCATTTCCGATCCCGACGGCACGCCGATGATCGTGAAACTGCTCGGCAAGGAGGAGCGCGACTCCCACGGCAACGTCCAGCTCTCCGGCACCGGCGCACTCGGCGACCTCCTCGCGGACACGATCCGCGACGGACTCAGGATCAAGCGTGTCCGCTCCGATACCTTCGGCTACCTCCAGCGCTCCTTCATGGGCATCCAGTCGGACCGCGACGCCCGCGAGGCGCGCGAGGTCGGCGAGAAGGCCGTGCAGTTCGCCATGTGGGACAACGTTGATGGCTCGGTCGCGATCAAGCGCCCGGTGCTGGACTACTCGGTGGACTACGAACTGGTGGACATCTCGAAGGTGGCAGGCAAGACCCGCCACATGCCGGACAACTTCATCAACGAGGAAGGCAATGGCGTGACCCAGGATTTCCTGAACTACTGCCGCCCGCTCCTCGGCTCCAGCCTCCCGGAGCCTCACCGCCTGCGCGCACCT
- a CDS encoding GNAT family N-acetyltransferase — translation MKERRDVTLRDGTPGYVRPIVPSDRAALAAALEDLAPDSRMRRFLFDKTSLSERELARLSNPDGIDHIAYGLAVDLEGEFTPIAVARCFRDHEDRTLAEIAVVTADAWQGKGAGAELMRSLSAAAYGVGVRKWLVPMFADNTGMRSLLDGFAKRLSERDLGGGIVEMVYRIREPSV, via the coding sequence ATGAAGGAGAGGAGAGATGTAACCCTCCGCGACGGCACGCCCGGATACGTCCGTCCTATCGTTCCGTCGGATCGGGCGGCTCTTGCGGCGGCGCTGGAGGATCTCGCGCCGGACAGCCGGATGCGGCGTTTCCTTTTCGACAAGACCTCGCTTTCCGAGCGGGAGCTCGCCCGCTTATCCAATCCCGACGGCATCGACCACATCGCCTACGGGCTGGCGGTGGATCTGGAGGGCGAGTTCACGCCCATCGCCGTCGCGCGGTGTTTCCGGGATCATGAGGACAGGACGCTGGCGGAGATCGCGGTGGTCACGGCGGACGCCTGGCAAGGCAAAGGTGCGGGTGCTGAACTCATGCGCTCCCTCTCCGCCGCGGCTTACGGCGTGGGGGTGAGAAAGTGGTTGGTGCCGATGTTTGCCGACAATACCGGGATGCGGAGCTTACTGGACGGCTTCGCAAAGAGACTTTCCGAGCGCGATCTCGGCGGCGGGATCGTGGAGATGGTTTATCGGATCAGGGAGCCGTCGGTTTAG
- a CDS encoding divalent metal cation transporter produces MKTQVTKSESELLDLAETKGPLGKAAIYTKLSGPGWLQGAITLGGGSLAGALYVGIISGYQLMWLQPLAMILGVIMLSAIGYVTLSTGRRPFESIKSHVSPVLAWAWVIATLMANIVWAMPQFSLGIGAMQQNIFPFLGTSTGSTIAIAVLFFVVGMGINFAYESGSKGVKVFENVLKAMVGLIVIAFFLVVGVLTFSGAISWGEIFNGMLPRVSDLYNPAKDYIAPIAATGEFAQYWTGAIVSSQRDIIITAFGTAVGINMTFLLPYSMLRRKWGRRERGLAIFDLSIGLIVPFVLATSCIVIAAAAAFHAKTGDILNADGTPIPAAANSYHAAFKTHPAVLAATAELPAAEKAAAIPAAVAALPEADRAMGAMLAQRGNIQLATTLQPLTGPGIAQKVFGLGVMGMALSTIIVLMLMNGFALTEMLGKPGNRNIHLLGCAISGLGGFAGAFLWGNPDARAALAVPTSVIGGSMIPIAYFTFLLMMNSKTLLGADMPVGARRVRWNVLMVIATGIATAGSIWVLSAKGLPGTIGIIILATLAILGSVGFLKKNRA; encoded by the coding sequence ATGAAAACCCAGGTCACCAAATCAGAATCAGAACTCCTCGACCTTGCCGAAACCAAAGGCCCGCTCGGCAAAGCCGCCATCTACACCAAGCTCTCCGGCCCCGGCTGGCTGCAAGGCGCGATCACCCTTGGCGGCGGCTCCCTGGCCGGTGCCCTCTACGTCGGCATCATCTCCGGCTACCAACTCATGTGGCTCCAGCCGCTCGCCATGATCCTCGGCGTGATCATGCTCTCCGCCATCGGCTACGTCACCCTCTCCACCGGCCGCCGCCCCTTCGAGTCAATCAAATCCCACGTCTCCCCCGTCCTCGCATGGGCATGGGTTATCGCCACCCTCATGGCGAACATCGTCTGGGCCATGCCTCAGTTCAGCCTCGGCATCGGCGCGATGCAGCAGAACATCTTCCCTTTCCTCGGCACATCCACAGGCTCCACCATCGCCATCGCCGTGCTCTTCTTCGTCGTCGGCATGGGCATCAACTTCGCCTATGAATCCGGTAGCAAGGGCGTGAAAGTTTTCGAGAACGTCCTCAAGGCCATGGTCGGCCTCATCGTGATCGCCTTCTTCCTCGTCGTGGGCGTACTCACGTTTTCCGGAGCCATCAGCTGGGGTGAAATCTTCAATGGCATGCTCCCGCGCGTCAGCGACCTCTACAACCCCGCCAAGGACTACATCGCCCCCATCGCCGCGACAGGCGAGTTCGCCCAATATTGGACCGGTGCCATCGTCAGCAGCCAGCGCGACATCATCATCACCGCCTTCGGCACCGCCGTGGGCATCAACATGACCTTCCTCCTCCCCTACTCCATGCTCCGCAGGAAATGGGGCCGCCGCGAGCGCGGTCTCGCCATCTTTGACCTTTCCATCGGCCTCATCGTCCCCTTCGTGCTGGCCACCTCCTGCATCGTTATCGCCGCCGCCGCCGCCTTCCACGCGAAAACCGGCGATATCCTCAACGCCGACGGCACCCCCATCCCTGCGGCCGCCAACAGCTACCATGCCGCCTTCAAGACCCATCCGGCCGTGCTTGCAGCCACCGCCGAACTGCCAGCCGCTGAAAAAGCCGCCGCCATCCCCGCCGCCGTCGCAGCGTTGCCGGAGGCAGACCGCGCCATGGGAGCCATGCTCGCCCAGCGCGGCAACATCCAGCTCGCCACTACCCTCCAGCCCCTCACCGGCCCGGGCATCGCCCAGAAGGTCTTCGGCCTGGGTGTGATGGGCATGGCGCTTTCCACCATCATCGTCCTCATGCTGATGAACGGCTTCGCCCTGACCGAAATGCTCGGCAAGCCCGGCAACCGAAACATCCACCTCCTCGGCTGCGCCATCTCCGGCCTCGGCGGTTTTGCGGGGGCTTTCCTCTGGGGCAACCCGGATGCCCGCGCCGCCCTCGCCGTCCCCACCTCCGTCATCGGCGGCTCCATGATCCCCATCGCCTACTTCACCTTCCTCCTGATGATGAACTCCAAAACCCTCCTCGGCGCGGACATGCCCGTCGGGGCGCGCCGCGTCCGCTGGAACGTCCTGATGGTGATCGCCACCGGCATCGCCACCGCAGGTTCCATCTGGGTTCTCTCCGCAAAAGGCCTTCCCGGCACCATCGGCATCATCATCCTCGCCACCCTCGCGATCCTGGGCAGCGTCGGCTTCCTGAAAAAGAACCGCGCCTAA
- a CDS encoding sugar phosphate isomerase/epimerase: MKFAICNETFRDHDFPGSCAKAARHGYTGLEVAPFTLGNPETLTHTEAEKYGAIVRDHGLEMVGLHWLLAKTEGYHLTDPHPAVLQRTFDYARHLAETCSAMGGNIMVWGSPQQRTLAPGWSRPDAEARFIDFFQRLSPHLAAAGVTVAFEFLGPSETNFINTAAETIALLEKIDSPQVRLHLDVKAMAADSKPIPETVRESLPWAAHFHANDPNLRGPGMGDVDFPPIAAELIRGRYDKWVSVEVFDTNIPPDTLAAESMANLRAAFG; the protein is encoded by the coding sequence ATGAAATTCGCAATCTGCAACGAAACTTTCCGCGACCACGATTTTCCCGGTAGCTGCGCCAAGGCCGCACGCCACGGCTACACCGGCCTTGAGGTCGCCCCCTTCACCCTCGGAAATCCCGAAACACTCACCCACACAGAAGCGGAAAAATACGGAGCCATCGTCCGCGACCACGGCCTCGAAATGGTCGGCCTCCACTGGCTGCTCGCCAAAACCGAAGGCTACCACCTCACCGATCCCCACCCCGCCGTCCTACAGCGCACCTTCGATTACGCCCGCCACCTCGCCGAAACCTGCTCCGCCATGGGCGGGAATATCATGGTCTGGGGCAGCCCCCAGCAGCGCACGTTAGCTCCCGGATGGTCGCGCCCGGATGCCGAGGCGCGCTTCATCGACTTTTTCCAGCGCCTCTCCCCCCACCTCGCGGCGGCGGGCGTCACCGTCGCCTTCGAATTCCTCGGACCCTCGGAAACGAATTTCATCAACACCGCCGCCGAGACCATCGCGCTGTTAGAAAAAATCGATTCACCGCAAGTCCGACTCCACCTCGATGTCAAGGCCATGGCCGCCGACAGCAAACCCATCCCGGAAACCGTCCGCGAATCCCTCCCCTGGGCCGCCCACTTCCACGCGAACGACCCCAACCTCCGCGGCCCCGGCATGGGCGATGTCGATTTCCCGCCCATCGCCGCCGAACTCATCAGGGGACGCTACGACAAATGGGTTTCCGTCGAGGTCTTCGATACAAACATCCCCCCGGACACCCTCGCCGCAGAAAGCATGGCAAACCTCCGCGCCGCCTTTGGTTAA
- a CDS encoding deoxyribodipyrimidine photo-lyase, giving the protein MPPVIHWFRRDLRIADNTALHHASKGNPVIPVYVLSDWKSSHHWTGSNRQHFLCGCLASLSRNLETLQGRLIIRCGDAVTEIRKLIGETGAEAIHFNRDPDPFGKRVEEKLIGLCEELGIRCTGHDDASLHTPAEILTQSETPYKVFTPYYRNWIERDKPTPYPKPEALNTPAGIPSLELPTVAHWGLERPTADLPEPGERAARQRMDRAVSKIIRSYQDLRDIPSEDGTSRLSQDLRYGLISIRTLYAKVNDEYKEARGVPRESIATYIKELAWREFYFAILHHFPHVLDHEFNEDWKGLPWVEPGGNFDKWKRGETGFPIVDAGMRQLLKTGFMHNRVRMITAMFLTKDLHIDWKLGESHFMQHLTDGEIASNNGGWQWSAGTGADAAPYFRIQNPWSQTAKHDPVGKYIKRWVPELAGVDPKKFQSPPENGNPLAPGYPLPCVDHKAERDRTLAIFKKHRGN; this is encoded by the coding sequence ATGCCTCCGGTCATCCATTGGTTCCGCCGCGATCTCCGCATCGCCGACAACACCGCCCTCCATCACGCCTCGAAGGGCAACCCGGTGATCCCGGTCTATGTCCTCAGCGATTGGAAAAGCTCGCATCACTGGACCGGCTCAAATCGTCAGCACTTCCTCTGCGGATGCCTCGCATCGCTCTCAAGGAACCTCGAAACGCTGCAAGGCCGCCTCATCATCCGCTGCGGCGATGCCGTTACCGAAATACGCAAACTCATCGGGGAAACCGGAGCCGAAGCCATCCATTTCAACCGCGACCCAGACCCATTCGGCAAACGCGTTGAGGAAAAGCTCATCGGACTCTGCGAAGAACTCGGCATCCGCTGCACAGGACACGACGACGCCTCCCTCCACACACCTGCCGAAATCCTTACCCAGTCGGAAACCCCCTACAAGGTCTTCACACCTTATTACCGGAACTGGATCGAGCGAGATAAGCCCACACCTTACCCGAAACCGGAAGCGCTCAACACCCCGGCAGGCATCCCCTCCCTGGAGCTTCCCACCGTCGCCCACTGGGGACTGGAAAGACCCACCGCAGACCTCCCCGAACCCGGCGAACGCGCTGCCCGCCAGCGGATGGATCGCGCCGTTTCGAAGATCATCCGCAGCTACCAGGATCTGCGCGACATCCCCTCCGAGGACGGCACCTCCCGCCTATCCCAGGATCTCCGCTACGGCCTCATCTCCATCCGCACCCTGTATGCGAAGGTGAACGACGAATACAAGGAGGCGCGCGGCGTCCCACGCGAATCGATCGCCACCTACATCAAGGAACTCGCCTGGCGCGAGTTCTACTTCGCCATACTCCACCACTTTCCCCACGTCCTCGACCACGAGTTCAACGAGGACTGGAAAGGCCTGCCGTGGGTGGAACCCGGCGGGAATTTCGACAAGTGGAAACGCGGCGAGACCGGCTTCCCCATCGTCGATGCCGGGATGCGCCAGCTCCTCAAAACCGGATTCATGCACAACCGCGTCCGCATGATCACCGCCATGTTCCTCACAAAGGACCTGCACATCGACTGGAAACTCGGCGAGTCCCACTTCATGCAGCACCTAACGGACGGAGAGATCGCCTCCAACAACGGCGGCTGGCAATGGTCCGCCGGCACCGGGGCTGATGCCGCCCCTTATTTTCGCATCCAGAACCCATGGTCCCAGACCGCGAAGCACGATCCCGTGGGGAAATACATCAAGCGCTGGGTGCCGGAGCTCGCCGGGGTCGATCCGAAGAAATTCCAATCCCCTCCGGAAAATGGCAACCCCCTCGCCCCCGGCTATCCCCTACCCTGCGTCGATCACAAGGCCGAGCGCGACCGCACCCTCGCGATCTTCAAAAAGCACCGGGGCAACTGA
- a CDS encoding DNA-directed RNA polymerase subunit alpha has protein sequence MSATTLARFELPNRLVRNEDTATDTYAQFVAEPFERGYGHTIGNTLRRVLLSSLEGASITSVRIAGVQHEFSSLPGVVEDVTDIVLNLKKVKFSHNDKEPRILSIKVEKDGVITAGDIQGDNIYDVVNKDQVICTLDKKVKFDCEFEVRVGRGFSTGDENKRKDQPIGVIAIDSIFSPVTRVKYSVDTTRVGQMTDYDKLTLDIWTDGRITPQDALLQASAILRHHLDVFVNYDENAVDFEEAPAESSEENAALKKLLNMSVNEIELSVRAANCLNNANITSVGQLAMKSEAEMLKYRNFGKKSLNEIKDKLVELGLGLGMSFEPALLAGGSVASRGTRLGAEDEAPVGLADLIAQNLDE, from the coding sequence ATGTCAGCCACCACACTTGCTCGTTTCGAGCTTCCGAACCGCCTCGTCCGCAACGAGGACACAGCCACAGACACTTACGCGCAATTCGTCGCGGAGCCCTTTGAGCGCGGCTACGGCCACACCATCGGGAACACCCTGCGCCGCGTCCTGCTCTCCTCGCTTGAAGGCGCGTCCATCACATCCGTGCGCATCGCCGGTGTGCAACACGAGTTTTCCAGCCTTCCCGGCGTGGTCGAGGATGTCACGGACATCGTCCTGAACCTCAAGAAGGTGAAATTCTCGCACAACGACAAGGAGCCCCGCATCCTTTCCATCAAGGTGGAGAAGGACGGCGTCATCACCGCCGGCGACATCCAGGGCGACAACATCTACGATGTGGTCAACAAGGACCAGGTCATCTGCACCCTCGACAAGAAGGTGAAGTTCGATTGCGAATTCGAGGTCCGCGTAGGTCGCGGCTTCTCCACCGGGGATGAGAACAAGCGCAAGGACCAGCCCATCGGCGTGATCGCGATCGATTCGATCTTCTCGCCTGTCACCCGCGTCAAATACAGCGTGGACACCACCCGCGTCGGCCAGATGACCGATTACGACAAGCTCACCCTCGACATCTGGACGGACGGCCGCATCACCCCGCAGGACGCGCTCCTCCAGGCTTCCGCGATCCTCCGCCACCACCTCGATGTCTTCGTCAATTACGATGAGAACGCCGTCGATTTCGAAGAGGCACCTGCCGAATCCAGCGAGGAGAACGCGGCGCTCAAGAAGCTCCTCAACATGTCCGTCAACGAGATCGAGCTCTCCGTCCGTGCGGCGAACTGCCTGAACAACGCGAACATCACCTCCGTCGGCCAGCTGGCGATGAAGTCGGAAGCCGAGATGCTGAAATACCGCAACTTCGGGAAAAAATCCCTCAACGAGATCAAGGACAAGCTCGTCGAGCTCGGCCTCGGCCTCGGCATGTCCTTCGAGCCTGCCTTGCTCGCCGGCGGTTCCGTCGCATCGCGCGGAACACGCCTCGGCGCGGAGGATGAGGCACCCGTCGGACTCGCCGATCTCATCGCACAAAACCTCGACGAATAA
- the rplQ gene encoding 50S ribosomal protein L17 has translation MRHRRNTTKLKRSAPHRKSLLANLACSLIEHGRIRTTFGKAKALRPVAEKLVTQAKRNDLHSRRLAIAFLRQKDAVKKLFDEVAPNTGDRPGGYCRITKLGQRMTDAAPMAIIEWVDLPALDAEDEIEEVAAEETPKPAKKAAKKTADKKEEEPASAE, from the coding sequence ATGAGACATCGCCGCAACACCACCAAGCTCAAACGCAGCGCCCCGCACCGCAAATCGCTGCTCGCAAACCTCGCCTGCAGCCTGATCGAGCACGGGCGCATCAGGACCACTTTCGGAAAGGCAAAGGCGCTTCGCCCTGTCGCCGAGAAGCTGGTCACCCAAGCCAAGCGCAACGACCTGCACTCACGCCGCCTCGCCATCGCATTCCTTCGCCAGAAGGATGCCGTGAAGAAGCTGTTCGATGAGGTCGCTCCGAACACCGGAGACCGTCCGGGCGGATATTGCCGCATCACCAAGCTCGGCCAACGCATGACCGACGCCGCACCGATGGCCATCATCGAATGGGTCGATCTGCCGGCGCTCGATGCGGAGGACGAGATCGAGGAAGTGGCCGCCGAGGAAACCCCGAAGCCTGCCAAGAAGGCCGCCAAGAAAACGGCGGACAAGAAGGAAGAGGAGCCAGCCTCAGCGGAGTAA
- a CDS encoding CDGSH iron-sulfur domain-containing protein has protein sequence MPEDPVPTEKRPIRLDLEPGAYFWCACGKTSHTPFCDGSHKGSGIQPRKFEVAEKSALSLCQCKATKNPPFCDGSHRDL, from the coding sequence ATGCCGGAAGATCCAGTGCCAACCGAGAAAAGACCCATCAGGCTGGATCTGGAGCCCGGTGCGTATTTCTGGTGCGCCTGCGGGAAAACAAGCCACACCCCTTTCTGCGACGGCTCCCACAAGGGCAGCGGCATACAGCCACGGAAATTCGAGGTCGCGGAGAAATCCGCCCTCAGCCTCTGCCAGTGCAAGGCCACCAAGAACCCACCTTTCTGCGACGGCTCGCACCGCGATCTCTGA
- a CDS encoding HAD family phosphatase, translating into MAPAAILFDFDGILVDTEWAIYQAWLRTFRAHGQDLPLSLYTRCIGSDFDAWSPKTYLEDLTKLGFDWLEMDAARQLEIRAELEQEGAMEGVLELLVELREKAVPAAVVSSSSHFWVDGWLEKLGLGGFFRDVVCKGDAPRIKPAPDLYLEAARRLGVAAADCLVIEDSLNGLISAKTAGMAAWIVPNRVTADLDFSQADRVLPDFATLRSVLFER; encoded by the coding sequence GTGGCACCCGCAGCAATCCTCTTCGATTTCGACGGGATACTTGTGGACACCGAGTGGGCCATCTACCAGGCGTGGCTGAGGACGTTCCGGGCTCACGGCCAGGATCTGCCGCTTTCCCTCTATACGCGCTGCATCGGTTCCGATTTCGATGCGTGGTCCCCGAAGACGTATCTGGAGGATCTGACCAAGCTGGGCTTCGACTGGCTGGAGATGGATGCGGCGAGGCAGTTGGAAATCCGTGCCGAACTCGAGCAGGAAGGTGCGATGGAGGGGGTGCTGGAGTTGTTGGTGGAACTCCGGGAAAAAGCGGTCCCGGCGGCTGTTGTTTCCAGTTCCTCCCATTTTTGGGTGGACGGATGGTTGGAAAAGCTTGGCCTCGGAGGTTTTTTCAGGGATGTGGTCTGCAAGGGCGATGCCCCCCGCATCAAGCCCGCTCCGGACCTTTATCTCGAGGCCGCGCGCAGATTGGGTGTGGCTGCGGCGGATTGCCTGGTGATCGAGGATTCCCTCAACGGCCTGATTTCGGCAAAAACCGCGGGGATGGCGGCATGGATTGTGCCAAACCGAGTGACCGCAGACCTCGATTTCTCTCAGGCGGACAGGGTCTTGCCCGATTTCGCGACGCTGCGAAGCGTGCTTTTCGAACGCTAG
- a CDS encoding C40 family peptidase, whose amino-acid sequence MKRFFLPALLLMPLVGALSSCSSQVKARQPVSYRFEHGRTAMIKNGVAYAPRNAPAAVKRAIAAGNRLQRMPYKWGGGHAKHNDSGYDCSGTVSYVLREAGLLRGSLTSKGYFEYGKKGAGDWITIYCRNGHVFMTVAGLRLDTGWGADRSGPRWHTRTRPGKGHVMRHPPGL is encoded by the coding sequence ATGAAACGCTTTTTCCTGCCAGCCCTGCTGTTGATGCCACTTGTCGGTGCCTTGTCTTCCTGCTCCAGCCAGGTGAAGGCGAGACAGCCGGTTTCCTACCGCTTCGAGCATGGTCGCACAGCGATGATCAAGAACGGAGTCGCTTACGCGCCGCGCAACGCACCTGCCGCCGTAAAAAGGGCCATCGCCGCAGGCAACAGGCTCCAGCGCATGCCCTACAAGTGGGGCGGTGGGCACGCCAAGCACAATGACAGCGGCTACGATTGCTCCGGCACGGTATCCTATGTGCTCAGGGAGGCTGGGCTGCTGCGCGGATCCCTCACCTCGAAGGGTTACTTCGAATACGGCAAGAAAGGGGCCGGTGACTGGATCACCATCTACTGCCGCAACGGCCATGTTTTCATGACTGTCGCCGGCTTGCGCCTCGACACCGGCTGGGGAGCCGACCGGTCGGGTCCACGCTGGCACACCCGCACCCGCCCGGGCAAGGGGCATGTCATGCGCCACCCGCCAGGGCTCTAG
- the rdgB gene encoding RdgB/HAM1 family non-canonical purine NTP pyrophosphatase, whose protein sequence is MPQLPRLILATRNPHKTAEIRHIIGGRFEVLDVTAFPDLPEIEETGTTFLENARLKALGISRRTDGWVLADDSGLEVDALGGAPGVWSSSYGGEEGNHALNNQRLMREMQGKAERSARFRCTLVLAKGGQEMGVYLGVVEGKIAERPSGNGGFGYDPLFIPDGHDLTMADLGAGVKSQLSHRANAIRAFSEALENENPDGF, encoded by the coding sequence ATGCCCCAGCTCCCAAGGCTCATCCTCGCCACCCGCAACCCCCACAAGACCGCGGAGATCCGCCACATCATCGGCGGCCGCTTTGAGGTGCTGGATGTCACCGCATTTCCCGATCTCCCGGAAATCGAGGAAACCGGCACCACGTTTCTCGAAAACGCAAGGCTCAAGGCCCTGGGAATCAGCCGCCGCACCGATGGCTGGGTGCTGGCCGACGATTCCGGCCTGGAGGTGGACGCCCTCGGCGGCGCCCCCGGAGTCTGGTCCTCCAGCTACGGCGGTGAGGAAGGCAACCATGCCCTCAACAACCAGCGCCTGATGCGCGAAATGCAAGGCAAGGCCGAACGCAGCGCAAGGTTCCGCTGCACCCTTGTGCTTGCCAAGGGCGGGCAGGAAATGGGCGTTTACCTCGGGGTGGTCGAGGGGAAAATCGCAGAAAGACCATCCGGTAACGGCGGATTCGGCTACGATCCGCTCTTCATCCCCGACGGGCACGATCTGACGATGGCGGATCTGGGGGCAGGGGTGAAATCCCAACTCAGCCATCGCGCCAATGCGATCCGCGCTTTCTCGGAAGCCCTTGAAAACGAAAATCCCGATGGATTTTAA
- a CDS encoding thioredoxin family protein, with translation MKAITHLAAVAFGVAALASTAFASAPEGWETDVEAAIALAKKDGKSVLLEFTGSDWCPPCIMMGKKVFSKPEFVKAASKDFVLVHLDFPKGDKELAEKNQPHADKYEIEGFPTVILLDSEGKEFTRFFASQYPDIDKFLAHLKDSLEKKDLD, from the coding sequence ATGAAAGCCATAACCCACCTAGCCGCCGTCGCATTCGGCGTAGCCGCCCTCGCCTCAACCGCATTCGCATCCGCCCCGGAAGGCTGGGAAACGGATGTCGAAGCAGCCATCGCCCTTGCCAAGAAAGACGGGAAATCCGTCTTGCTGGAGTTCACCGGCTCCGACTGGTGCCCTCCTTGCATCATGATGGGCAAGAAGGTTTTCTCCAAGCCGGAGTTCGTCAAGGCGGCCTCGAAGGACTTCGTGCTCGTGCATCTCGACTTCCCGAAGGGCGACAAGGAGCTTGCCGAGAAGAACCAGCCGCATGCCGACAAATACGAGATCGAGGGCTTCCCGACGGTGATCCTGCTCGACAGCGAAGGCAAGGAATTCACCCGGTTCTTCGCCTCCCAGTATCCGGACATCGACAAATTCCTCGCCCATCTCAAAGACTCCCTCGAAAAGAAAGACCTGGACTAA
- a CDS encoding thioredoxin family protein yields the protein MKHFLIALTSVAVLAASAIAGESAWLTDYEAAKKQAKAENKPIFINFTGTDWCGWCIKLEKEVFSKKEFQDYAKEHLVLMEVDFPNKKRQTPEVKAQNKKLDKEFGIEGYPTLFLLDADGKKLTDDIGYREGGPAAYVAHLKELLKK from the coding sequence ATGAAACACTTCCTCATCGCACTCACATCCGTAGCCGTGCTTGCAGCATCCGCCATCGCCGGTGAATCCGCCTGGCTCACCGACTACGAGGCCGCCAAGAAGCAGGCGAAGGCCGAGAACAAACCGATCTTCATCAACTTCACCGGCACCGACTGGTGCGGATGGTGCATCAAGCTGGAAAAGGAGGTTTTCTCCAAAAAGGAATTCCAGGATTACGCCAAGGAGCATCTCGTCCTGATGGAGGTGGATTTCCCGAACAAGAAGCGGCAGACGCCGGAGGTGAAAGCCCAGAACAAGAAACTCGACAAGGAGTTCGGCATCGAGGGCTACCCGACCTTGTTTCTGCTGGATGCCGATGGCAAAAAGCTCACCGATGACATCGGTTACCGCGAAGGTGGTCCGGCGGCCTACGTGGCCCACCTGAAGGAGCTTTTGAAAAAGTGA